From a single Helicovermis profundi genomic region:
- a CDS encoding aminotransferase class IV, producing MSNLNIKNDINLIEKDIKLESDFLNFGYGLFETIKIFKGNLEYIDEHLNRLFDSSKVVFSHLKLDIDRIKNDAEVFTKKNELEFGALKIILFKNNNEFDWIIKYNNRTYIKEKYDIGFKIRVSKFSKNEKSILAYHKTLNYMENIIEKRDALLSGYDESIYTNSKGNISEGTLSNIFIVKNGLVITPPLSSGILNGVIRKNIIKSSNKFDVQVIEKDFGFYELVNADEIFITNSLLEVMPIARVDNYNFNIKKFRITNKIMSIFNNYMEI from the coding sequence ATGAGTAATTTAAATATAAAAAATGATATAAATTTAATAGAAAAAGATATTAAATTAGAATCAGATTTTTTGAATTTTGGATATGGTCTATTTGAAACTATTAAAATTTTTAAGGGTAATTTAGAATATATTGATGAGCATTTAAATAGATTATTTGATTCATCTAAAGTAGTTTTTTCTCATTTAAAGCTAGATATAGATAGGATTAAAAATGATGCAGAGGTCTTTACAAAAAAAAACGAATTAGAATTTGGCGCACTGAAAATAATTTTGTTTAAAAATAATAATGAATTTGACTGGATAATTAAATATAATAACAGAACTTATATTAAAGAGAAATATGATATAGGTTTTAAAATAAGAGTATCAAAATTTAGTAAAAATGAAAAATCTATTTTAGCCTATCATAAGACACTTAATTATATGGAAAATATAATTGAAAAAAGAGATGCTCTTTTAAGTGGATATGACGAAAGCATTTATACTAATTCAAAGGGTAATATTTCTGAGGGAACTTTATCAAATATATTTATTGTGAAGAATGGATTAGTAATAACACCTCCTCTTAGTTCTGGAATTTTAAATGGTGTAATAAGAAAAAATATAATTAAATCATCTAATAAATTTGATGTTCAAGTAATTGAAAAAGACTTTGGATTTTATGAATTAGTAAATGCTGATGAAATATTTATTACTAACTCTCTACTTGAAGTAATGCCGATTGCTAGAGTAGATAATTATAATTTTAATATAAAAAAATTTAGAATAACAAATAAAATTATGAGTATATTTAACAACTATATGGAGATATAA
- a CDS encoding FAD:protein FMN transferase: protein MLTIIIFATSCTSNPKDNYITRSNLELDTLVTITVYNTNDQTILDDIFNILSDITKKFSTDLNDSEISKINSLDKDIPLKISDEMNTVIERGLYYSKLSNGLFDISIEPLVKLWGIGSEHYKVPSQSEIKKALSNIDFNNIELKKNIITKKDTSTKIDLGGIAKGYAADEIVKYLKEKGYTKAMINLGGNVYALGEKSENTLWNIGIQNPFKDTGEYIGIVSVKDKTIVSSGINQRFFIKDGKRYHHILSPFDGYPIDNNLMSVAIIGESSIDADALSTITFEYGLEKGLDFINNLENTEAIFITKNKEVYLTTNLYNNHKFTLTDSTYKIMNK from the coding sequence ATGTTAACAATAATTATTTTTGCTACTTCTTGCACGTCTAATCCAAAAGATAACTATATTACTCGCTCAAACTTGGAACTTGACACTTTAGTAACTATTACAGTATATAACACAAATGATCAAACTATTCTTGATGACATTTTTAATATACTTTCTGATATTACAAAAAAATTTAGTACTGATTTAAATGATAGCGAGATAAGTAAAATCAATTCATTAGATAAAGATATACCGCTTAAAATATCAGATGAAATGAATACAGTTATTGAGAGAGGCTTATATTACAGCAAACTTTCAAATGGATTATTTGATATTAGTATCGAACCTCTTGTTAAACTTTGGGGAATTGGAAGTGAACATTACAAAGTTCCCAGTCAAAGTGAAATAAAAAAAGCTCTATCTAATATTGATTTTAACAATATTGAACTTAAAAAAAATATTATAACTAAAAAGGATACTTCTACTAAAATTGATTTAGGCGGAATCGCCAAAGGATATGCAGCTGATGAAATTGTAAAATACCTTAAAGAAAAAGGCTATACAAAAGCGATGATTAATTTAGGTGGAAATGTATATGCACTAGGTGAAAAAAGTGAAAACACACTTTGGAACATAGGCATACAAAATCCTTTTAAAGATACTGGAGAATATATTGGAATTGTTAGCGTTAAAGATAAAACTATTGTATCAAGCGGTATAAATCAACGTTTTTTTATAAAAGACGGAAAAAGATATCATCATATTCTTAGCCCTTTTGATGGATATCCAATTGATAATAATCTTATGAGTGTTGCAATAATTGGAGAAAGTTCTATTGATGCTGATGCTCTTTCAACTATAACTTTTGAATATGGATTAGAAAAAGGTCTTGATTTTATAAATAATCTAGAAAATACTGAAGCTATTTTTATAACAAAAAATAAAGAAGTATACTTAACTACTAATTTATATAATAATCATAAATTTACATTAACTGATTCAACTTATAAAATAATGAATAAATAA
- a CDS encoding TIM barrel protein produces the protein MNTFITLDEKIFNGIEFSNFLSIFDLRIIKGFEIAPHNSLLEEKKYLSLAKKIYTNKQNINFHVPNFLKSYNFELCDFIKDTTIKDNYKTLFKLIYNMIESSNKVPTLTFHGAKSIVESEQGHLKDDTYFFIDWALNYFEKNKIKIDLSFELTSKKDISFGSNREDILSTINDFDTSSFGICWDLTHDYLNNYDTYLNPSKNFVEKINNVHIHGFGKAPDSEIKTKHIPLNKSEINFDSQIKLLKDYNYSNAICNELLYGKTNNFIEDNLKDIALINKLLR, from the coding sequence TTGAACACTTTTATTACACTAGATGAAAAAATATTTAATGGAATTGAATTTTCAAATTTCCTGAGTATTTTTGACTTAAGAATCATTAAAGGCTTTGAAATTGCACCTCATAATTCTTTGCTTGAAGAAAAAAAATATTTATCCTTAGCAAAAAAAATATATACTAATAAACAAAATATCAACTTTCACGTACCAAATTTTCTTAAAAGCTATAATTTTGAACTATGTGATTTTATAAAAGACACAACTATTAAAGATAACTATAAAACCTTATTTAAACTCATTTACAATATGATAGAAAGCTCAAACAAAGTACCTACACTTACTTTTCATGGTGCTAAAAGCATTGTAGAAAGTGAACAAGGTCATTTAAAAGATGATACATATTTTTTTATTGACTGGGCTCTAAATTACTTTGAAAAAAATAAAATTAAAATTGATTTATCTTTTGAATTAACAAGTAAAAAAGACATTTCTTTTGGATCAAATAGAGAAGATATTCTTAGTACAATAAATGATTTTGATACTTCAAGTTTTGGAATTTGCTGGGATTTGACTCATGATTATTTAAATAACTATGATACATATCTAAATCCAAGCAAAAATTTCGTTGAAAAAATAAATAATGTCCATATACATGGTTTTGGAAAAGCACCTGACTCTGAAATAAAAACTAAACATATTCCACTTAATAAAAGCGAAATTAACTTTGATTCTCAAATAAAACTATTAAAAGATTACAATTATAGTAATGCCATTTGCAATGAGCTACTTTATGGTAAAACAAATAACTTTATTGAAGATAATTTAAAAGATATTGCTTTAATTAATAAACTTCTAAGATAG
- the folE gene encoding GTP cyclohydrolase I FolE: MDNKRIESAVRELLAAIGEDPDREGLVGTPDRIARMYNEIFAGLKEDPSKHLEVFFQDEKHEELVIVKDIPFYSMCEHHLVPFFGKAHIGYIPRGGKLTGLSKLARVVDTVAKRPQLQERITTTVADIIMEKLNPYGVIVVIEAEHMCMTMRGIKKPGSKTITSAVRGIMKTEAKSRAEALSLIEFGR; encoded by the coding sequence ATGGATAATAAAAGAATTGAAAGTGCTGTTAGAGAATTACTTGCTGCTATTGGAGAAGATCCAGATAGAGAAGGTCTTGTTGGTACACCTGACAGGATTGCAAGAATGTATAATGAAATTTTTGCAGGACTTAAGGAAGACCCTAGTAAGCATTTAGAAGTTTTTTTCCAAGATGAAAAGCATGAAGAATTAGTTATTGTAAAAGATATTCCTTTTTACTCTATGTGTGAGCATCATTTAGTTCCGTTTTTTGGAAAAGCTCATATTGGTTATATTCCAAGAGGTGGCAAGTTAACTGGCTTAAGTAAATTAGCTAGAGTTGTAGATACTGTAGCTAAAAGACCGCAACTACAAGAAAGAATTACTACTACGGTAGCAGATATAATTATGGAAAAACTTAATCCCTACGGTGTTATTGTTGTTATAGAAGCTGAACATATGTGTATGACTATGCGTGGCATAAAAAAACCAGGTTCTAAAACAATTACTTCTGCGGTTCGCGGCATTATGAAAACTGAAGCTAAATCGAGAGCAGAAGCCTTATCATTGATAGAATTTGGAAGATAG
- a CDS encoding NusG domain II-containing protein — MKKLDYFLIVIYIVISIGFAFFLIIPNGEYNKKYVEIKIDNKEYMKIDLPQKTKKTIVVDNKYGKNVIVIENDSVQVIEADCFNQIDVLEGKKDKVGDIIACLPHKLIIEIKGEKRNNEVDDVSY, encoded by the coding sequence ATGAAAAAATTAGATTATTTTTTAATTGTTATATATATAGTTATTAGCATCGGTTTTGCATTTTTTCTAATAATTCCAAATGGTGAGTACAATAAAAAATATGTTGAAATTAAAATTGATAATAAGGAATATATGAAAATAGATTTACCGCAAAAAACGAAAAAAACAATTGTTGTTGACAATAAATATGGTAAAAATGTAATTGTGATTGAAAATGATTCAGTCCAGGTTATAGAAGCTGATTGTTTTAATCAAATAGATGTACTTGAAGGAAAAAAAGACAAAGTTGGAGATATTATAGCATGTCTTCCGCATAAGTTAATAATAGAAATTAAAGGAGAAAAAAGAAACAACGAAGTTGATGATGTTTCTTATTAA
- a CDS encoding anthranilate synthase component II: protein MILMIDNYDSFVYNLVQYLMMLKEEVKVIRNDELTIDKIRKLDPEMIVLSPGPCTPMESGISLDIIRELKGEYPILGICLGHQAIGQEFGANIIKAIEPVHGRVFEITHDGKGVFKGLNNPLKVTRYHSLVIDSENVPESLEVTARLSDGQIMGIRHKEYLIEGVQFHPEAILTEQGLELLNNFLIEAREFNKVKKLGGAK, encoded by the coding sequence TTGATATTAATGATAGATAATTATGATTCTTTTGTTTATAATTTAGTCCAGTACTTAATGATGTTAAAAGAAGAAGTAAAAGTTATAAGAAACGATGAACTTACTATTGATAAAATAAGAAAACTAGACCCTGAAATGATAGTACTTTCTCCTGGGCCATGTACTCCGATGGAGTCGGGTATAAGCTTAGATATTATACGTGAATTAAAAGGTGAATATCCGATTCTAGGTATATGTTTGGGACATCAGGCAATAGGTCAAGAATTTGGAGCAAATATAATAAAAGCAATTGAACCTGTACACGGAAGAGTATTTGAAATTACTCATGACGGAAAAGGTGTATTTAAAGGTTTAAATAATCCTTTAAAAGTGACTAGATATCATTCGCTAGTTATTGATAGTGAAAATGTTCCTGAAAGTTTGGAGGTTACCGCAAGACTTAGTGATGGTCAGATTATGGGGATAAGGCATAAAGAATATTTAATAGAGGGAGTTCAATTTCATCCAGAAGCAATACTAACAGAACAAGGGCTTGAACTTCTAAATAATTTTTTAATTGAAGCAAGGGAATTTAATAAGGTAAAAAAATTGGGTGGTGCAAAATGA
- a CDS encoding ABC transporter ATP-binding protein, protein MFLFIVDMVAAISVAGIDLLFPMFSREIINDYIPNKNVNGILVLTAIIVGLYIIRLGLYYIMAYWGHVLGSRMEYDVRKDLFSHIQNLPFNYFDENKTGQIMARLTGDLNEVSELAHHGPEDLFISLLMIFGSFFILMSINIELTLIIFSVVIVLIIYTITRRKSMTYAFRNVRKKNAEINSKIENSISGIRISKSFANRDYEIDRFDEFNTEYKNSKNNAYRAMGIFSSGTHFLADLLSVIVISVGGIFVYKGIINYGDLVAYLLYTSFFIRPIRRLIQFTQQYQSGMAGFERFIEIMDLETETIDNDDAIEVDTLKGDIKIDNISFKYNDNDKKYVLTKFNLEIEKGKTIALVGPSGVGKTTISNLIPRYYDVNEGTIYIDNMDIKNIKLFNLRNNIGIVQQDVFIFYGTIRENIIYGKPSASEEEVIEAAKNANIHEFIETLEYKYDTIVGERGIKLSGGQKQRIAIARVFIKNPPILILDEATSSLDNQNEIIIQDSIEKLSKGRTTIIIAHRLSTIMSADEILVLADTGIIERGNHSGLLSSNGLYSKLFNAQFKGFIPDSVS, encoded by the coding sequence ATGTTTTTATTTATTGTTGATATGGTTGCAGCAATTTCAGTGGCTGGAATTGATTTATTATTTCCAATGTTTTCAAGAGAAATAATAAATGACTATATTCCAAATAAAAACGTAAATGGAATTTTAGTTTTAACTGCAATAATTGTGGGCTTATATATTATAAGGCTAGGTTTATATTACATTATGGCTTATTGGGGACATGTACTTGGTTCAAGAATGGAATATGACGTAAGAAAAGATTTGTTTTCGCATATTCAAAATTTACCCTTTAACTATTTTGATGAAAATAAAACAGGTCAAATTATGGCAAGATTAACTGGTGATTTAAATGAAGTATCTGAACTTGCACATCACGGACCCGAAGATTTATTTATTTCGCTTCTTATGATTTTTGGATCTTTTTTTATCCTTATGTCAATAAATATTGAACTTACGTTAATTATTTTCTCAGTAGTAATTGTTTTGATTATTTATACAATTACTAGAAGAAAAAGCATGACATATGCTTTTAGAAATGTTAGAAAGAAGAATGCAGAAATTAACTCAAAAATAGAAAATTCTATTTCAGGTATTAGAATTTCTAAATCTTTCGCAAATAGAGATTATGAAATTGATAGATTCGATGAATTTAATACTGAATATAAAAATTCTAAAAATAACGCTTATAGAGCAATGGGTATTTTTTCTTCTGGTACACATTTTTTAGCTGATTTACTTAGCGTTATTGTAATTTCTGTTGGAGGAATTTTTGTTTATAAAGGAATAATTAATTATGGAGATTTAGTTGCATATTTGCTTTACACTTCATTTTTTATAAGACCTATAAGAAGACTAATTCAATTTACTCAGCAGTATCAATCAGGAATGGCAGGATTTGAAAGATTTATAGAAATTATGGATCTTGAAACTGAAACAATTGATAATGACGATGCAATTGAAGTGGACACTTTAAAGGGAGATATTAAAATTGACAATATTTCTTTTAAATATAATGATAATGATAAAAAATATGTATTAACCAAATTTAATTTAGAAATAGAAAAAGGTAAAACGATAGCACTTGTAGGTCCGTCAGGAGTAGGTAAAACTACAATATCAAATCTAATACCTAGATACTATGATGTAAATGAAGGTACTATTTATATAGATAATATGGATATAAAAAACATTAAATTATTTAATCTAAGAAATAATATTGGAATAGTTCAGCAAGATGTTTTTATTTTTTATGGAACAATAAGAGAAAACATTATTTATGGTAAGCCAAGTGCAAGTGAAGAAGAAGTAATAGAGGCTGCAAAGAACGCAAATATACATGAATTTATAGAGACGCTTGAATACAAATACGATACAATCGTTGGAGAAAGAGGAATAAAATTATCAGGCGGACAAAAGCAAAGAATTGCAATAGCAAGAGTATTTATAAAAAATCCACCTATATTAATTTTAGATGAGGCAACTTCATCGTTAGACAATCAAAACGAAATCATAATACAAGATTCGATTGAAAAACTATCAAAAGGAAGGACAACTATAATAATTGCACATAGATTATCTACAATAATGAGCGCTGACGAGATACTTGTTCTAGCAGATACAGGAATTATTGAAAGAGGAAATCATAGTGGACTTCTATCTTCGAATGGCTTATATTCAAAGCTTTTTAACGCGCAATTTAAAGGATTTATTCCTGATAGTGTTTCATAG
- a CDS encoding HAMP domain-containing sensor histidine kinase translates to MGIKLKKNKNNKGKIGKKIFLSYIIVILITFVIIGISFSKISESYILDSTKKEISLKVDKITKVVKPLLIKYDKDPSFKISREDYNQTRLRVGGFGIDSQIYIYNVNKDNIFKLGNVPDNKIRKLVTKTSGRSGDIVYEARKVTNNEKIIGYVIVIAKIEDVKAINKSARRILIIALGISSIFSILLSVFMQNKIGKPISKLKNIISKYKISNKIDQTINTGDEIEDLYNAFIELTNKINSFSQNQKSFFQNASHELKTPLMSIQGYAEAIKDGVVKDKEKEESLDIIISESQRLKKIVEEMIMMTKLDDVSEIFTYKKEDIYDILADSLNSVQPVLDKNDIVVNFNCEKGSSGEFDRDKLTRAFINIIGNCARYARTKIDINVNISGEFCYIDILDDGLGFKIGEEKNVFDRFYKGEKGGSGIGLALTKVIIERHNGEIKAINNINYGALFKIILSLKNNI, encoded by the coding sequence ATGGGTATAAAATTGAAAAAAAATAAAAATAATAAAGGGAAAATAGGTAAAAAGATATTTTTATCTTATATTATAGTTATTCTTATTACTTTTGTGATAATTGGAATTTCTTTTAGTAAAATTTCAGAATCATATATATTAGATAGTACTAAAAAAGAGATTAGCTTAAAAGTTGATAAAATAACAAAAGTTGTAAAACCATTACTAATAAAATATGATAAAGATCCTAGCTTTAAAATTTCTAGAGAGGATTATAATCAGACTCGTTTAAGAGTAGGCGGATTTGGAATCGATTCTCAAATTTACATTTACAATGTGAATAAAGATAATATTTTCAAACTAGGTAATGTTCCTGATAATAAAATTCGAAAACTTGTTACAAAAACATCTGGGCGAAGCGGAGATATTGTTTATGAAGCAAGGAAAGTTACAAATAATGAAAAAATAATTGGTTACGTAATTGTAATTGCAAAAATTGAAGATGTAAAAGCCATAAATAAAAGTGCAAGAAGAATTCTGATTATAGCATTAGGTATAAGTTCTATTTTTTCAATACTTCTTAGTGTTTTTATGCAAAATAAAATAGGTAAACCGATATCAAAATTAAAAAATATAATATCTAAGTATAAAATAAGCAATAAAATTGATCAAACCATAAATACTGGAGACGAAATTGAAGATCTTTATAATGCCTTTATCGAATTAACAAATAAAATTAACTCTTTTTCCCAAAATCAAAAATCGTTTTTTCAAAATGCTTCTCATGAACTTAAGACTCCACTTATGTCTATACAAGGGTATGCGGAGGCTATAAAAGATGGTGTTGTTAAAGATAAAGAAAAAGAAGAGTCACTTGATATTATTATTAGTGAAAGTCAAAGATTAAAGAAAATTGTTGAAGAAATGATAATGATGACGAAATTAGATGATGTAAGTGAAATATTTACCTATAAAAAAGAAGATATATATGATATTTTAGCAGATTCATTAAATAGCGTTCAACCAGTCCTTGATAAAAATGATATAGTTGTCAATTTTAACTGCGAAAAAGGAAGTAGCGGAGAATTTGATAGAGATAAACTAACAAGAGCCTTTATCAATATTATTGGCAATTGCGCTAGATATGCAAGAACTAAGATTGATATAAATGTGAATATATCAGGAGAATTTTGTTATATAGATATACTAGATGATGGACTTGGATTTAAAATAGGGGAAGAAAAGAATGTTTTTGATAGATTTTATAAAGGAGAAAAAGGTGGTTCAGGCATTGGACTTGCCCTTACTAAGGTTATTATAGAAAGACATAATGGGGAAATTAAGGCAATTAACAATATTAACTATGGTGCTCTTTTTAAGATTATCTTATCTTTGAAAAATAATATTTAG
- the pabB gene encoding aminodeoxychorismate synthase component I yields the protein MIIKEISTDLTSFELFSAFKDEKYPYFLDSSLINELGRYSFISCNPFLIFKSKDKAICIEDSLKNEHISGNPFDELNTLYKKYYKNYEIDLPFIGGGVGFFSYDLCHHLEKLPRRAIDDTNTPDLIFGFYDGGIVIDHIKKKTYITDAGINEGENDRVKWIEKRIKDFEENPISINPKKHRDKAIFNSNFTKEEYINAIKSIREYIRMGDIYQANMTQRFTTVLRDEPIELYKKLREKNPAPFACYFDFEEGKIISSSPERFISIREGMIETRPIKGTMPRGKNKKEDEKNRNILINSEKDKAELLMIVDLERNDLSRVAKTGSVKVPELFKVEEYATVFHLVATVRALVKDNLTPIDCLKYTFPGGSITGAPKIRSMEIIDELEPTSRNIYTGSIGYIGFNGETDLNIVIRTIVTKDDKAYFQVGGGITWGSIEKMEYQESLDKAKALMEALNE from the coding sequence ATGATAATTAAAGAAATAAGTACAGATTTAACCTCTTTTGAGTTGTTTAGCGCTTTTAAAGATGAAAAGTATCCTTATTTTTTAGATAGTTCATTAATAAATGAATTAGGAAGGTACTCATTTATTAGTTGCAATCCATTTCTGATTTTTAAAAGTAAAGATAAGGCTATATGCATAGAAGATAGCTTAAAAAATGAACATATTTCAGGAAATCCTTTTGATGAATTAAATACTTTATATAAAAAGTATTACAAAAATTATGAAATAGATTTACCATTTATAGGCGGAGGAGTAGGTTTCTTTTCTTATGATTTATGTCATCACCTTGAAAAACTTCCTAGAAGAGCTATTGATGACACAAATACACCAGATTTGATTTTTGGTTTTTATGATGGTGGTATTGTAATTGACCATATAAAGAAAAAAACTTATATTACAGATGCTGGTATAAATGAAGGCGAAAATGACAGAGTTAAATGGATTGAAAAAAGAATAAAAGATTTTGAAGAAAATCCTATTAGTATAAATCCTAAAAAGCATAGAGATAAGGCTATTTTTAATTCTAATTTTACAAAAGAAGAATATATAAATGCAATTAAAAGTATTAGGGAATATATTCGTATGGGCGATATTTATCAGGCAAATATGACACAAAGATTCACAACAGTGCTAAGAGATGAACCAATTGAACTTTATAAAAAATTAAGGGAGAAAAATCCAGCACCATTTGCATGTTATTTTGATTTTGAAGAAGGTAAAATTATATCAAGTTCTCCGGAAAGATTTATTAGTATACGCGAAGGCATGATTGAAACTAGACCGATAAAAGGTACTATGCCAAGAGGAAAAAATAAAAAAGAAGATGAAAAAAATAGAAATATACTTATAAATAGTGAAAAAGATAAAGCAGAATTACTTATGATAGTTGATTTAGAGAGGAATGATTTAAGTAGAGTTGCAAAAACTGGAAGTGTAAAAGTACCAGAGTTATTTAAAGTTGAAGAATACGCAACTGTATTTCACCTTGTAGCTACTGTTCGAGCTTTGGTAAAGGACAATTTAACACCAATTGATTGTTTAAAATATACTTTTCCAGGTGGATCAATAACGGGAGCACCTAAAATTAGATCAATGGAAATTATAGATGAACTTGAACCGACAAGTAGAAATATTTATACAGGTTCAATTGGATATATTGGATTTAATGGAGAGACGGACTTAAATATTGTTATAAGAACAATTGTTACAAAGGACGATAAAGCATATTTTCAAGTAGGTGGTGGAATTACTTGGGGTTCAATTGAAAAAATGGAGTATCAAGAGTCGCTTGATAAGGCCAAAGCTTTGATGGAGGCATTAAATGAGTAA
- a CDS encoding DUF2179 domain-containing protein, translated as MGIWLYVFIVFAKIFEVSLTTVRIMFITKGEKKLGAIIGFFEVIIWIYVAGSVLKDVMSDPFKVIAYALGFALGNYFGSIVEAKIGLGLSKVEVIVKEEDGKELVDYIRDKGFAVTVLEGNGKNFRRNILVMYIARKKVLKLIEEVKEFQENSVITVSDTKPIYGGYGTLRK; from the coding sequence ATGGGAATTTGGCTTTACGTATTTATAGTTTTTGCAAAAATATTTGAAGTGTCTCTTACAACTGTTAGAATTATGTTTATTACAAAAGGAGAAAAAAAATTAGGAGCTATTATAGGTTTCTTTGAAGTTATTATATGGATATACGTTGCAGGTTCTGTATTAAAAGATGTTATGTCAGATCCGTTTAAAGTAATTGCATATGCTTTAGGCTTTGCTCTAGGTAATTATTTTGGAAGTATTGTTGAAGCAAAAATTGGACTTGGACTTAGTAAAGTTGAAGTAATAGTTAAGGAAGAAGATGGAAAAGAATTAGTTGATTATATTAGAGATAAAGGATTTGCAGTTACAGTACTTGAAGGTAATGGTAAGAATTTTAGACGAAATATATTAGTTATGTATATTGCTAGAAAGAAAGTTTTAAAATTAATAGAAGAAGTTAAAGAATTTCAGGAAAATTCGGTTATAACGGTATCAGATACTAAACCAATTTACGGTGGTTATGGAACGCTTAGAAAATAA
- a CDS encoding response regulator transcription factor translates to MKHIFVVDDEKNIRELINKYLIKEGYKTTTFSNGNTVEEEIFRLKPDLIVLDINMPGINGLDLTKKIRKNSEIPIIFVTARDDEFDRVIGLEIGGDDYLSKPFSPRELVARIKNIFRRIDKGKNMTTDSTIEFEDIRLDRKKRIVKINENFIELTTKEYELFEFLLVNAGIPFERETMIEKIWGYDFLGETRVIDDLVKRIRKKIKLFGSIVEIKTVWGYGYKIEKK, encoded by the coding sequence ATGAAACATATATTTGTTGTAGACGATGAAAAAAACATTAGGGAACTAATTAATAAATATTTAATAAAAGAAGGTTATAAGACTACTACTTTTTCAAATGGGAATACAGTTGAAGAAGAAATTTTTAGACTCAAACCAGATTTAATTGTTCTAGATATAAATATGCCAGGGATAAATGGACTTGATTTAACAAAAAAAATTAGAAAAAATAGCGAAATACCAATTATCTTTGTAACAGCTAGGGACGATGAATTCGATAGAGTGATAGGACTCGAAATTGGAGGAGATGACTATCTATCAAAGCCCTTTAGTCCTAGAGAACTTGTAGCAAGGATTAAAAATATATTTAGAAGGATAGATAAAGGTAAAAATATGACCACGGACAGTACTATTGAATTTGAAGATATTAGGCTTGATAGAAAAAAACGCATAGTAAAAATTAATGAGAATTTTATTGAATTGACAACAAAAGAATATGAATTATTTGAGTTTTTATTGGTGAACGCTGGTATTCCTTTTGAAAGAGAAACTATGATAGAAAAAATTTGGGGATATGATTTTTTAGGAGAAACAAGAGTTATTGATGATCTTGTAAAAAGAATTAGAAAAAAAATAAAACTATTTGGATCTATTGTTGAAATAAAAACGGTGTGGGGATATGGGTATAAAATTGAAAAAAAATAA
- the folB gene encoding dihydroneopterin aldolase: MDKIIMHNMYFYGYHGVLEAEKTIGQKFIVDVEIMLDLESAGKSDSVENTISYADVYDDIKYLVESERFNLIEALSERIASNILSRYSLAKEVLVRLKKPEAPVKGIFDYFAVEIRRKK, encoded by the coding sequence ATGGATAAAATAATAATGCATAATATGTATTTTTACGGATACCATGGAGTTCTTGAAGCTGAAAAAACAATTGGTCAAAAATTTATAGTGGATGTAGAAATAATGCTAGATCTTGAAAGCGCAGGTAAATCTGATAGTGTTGAAAATACTATAAGTTATGCTGATGTTTATGATGATATAAAGTATCTAGTGGAATCCGAGAGATTTAATTTAATAGAGGCTCTTTCAGAGAGGATTGCTTCAAATATTCTTAGTAGATATTCTTTAGCAAAAGAAGTTCTTGTTAGACTAAAGAAACCTGAAGCGCCAGTTAAAGGCATTTTTGACTATTTTGCAGTAGAAATTAGGAGAAAAAAATGA